The Saccharopolyspora gloriosae genome window below encodes:
- a CDS encoding Maf family nucleotide pyrophosphatase has protein sequence MRFVLASASPARLAVLRAAGIDPVVRVSGVDEDAVAAALTAPAPGELVTALALAKAEAVLPDVDGDAVVVGCDSMLSIHGEVVGKPGEPEIAAKRWRAMAGGTGELLTGHAVVRLRDGEVVARAHDHKVTVVRFAEPSEAELEAYVGTGEPLRVAGGFTLDGLGGWFVEGVDGDPSSVIGISLPLTRGLLSQVGISVTDLWTPQQH, from the coding sequence GTGCGTTTTGTGCTCGCTTCCGCGTCCCCCGCCCGCCTCGCCGTGCTGCGCGCCGCCGGCATCGACCCCGTGGTGCGCGTGTCCGGGGTGGACGAGGACGCCGTCGCCGCCGCGCTGACCGCCCCCGCGCCGGGCGAGCTGGTCACCGCGCTGGCGCTGGCCAAGGCCGAAGCGGTGCTGCCCGACGTGGACGGGGACGCCGTCGTCGTCGGTTGCGACTCGATGCTGTCCATCCACGGCGAGGTCGTCGGCAAACCGGGCGAGCCGGAGATCGCGGCGAAGCGCTGGCGGGCGATGGCCGGCGGCACCGGGGAACTGCTCACCGGGCACGCCGTGGTGCGGTTGCGCGACGGCGAAGTGGTGGCGCGCGCGCACGACCACAAGGTCACCGTGGTCCGCTTCGCGGAGCCGAGCGAGGCCGAACTGGAGGCCTACGTCGGCACCGGGGAACCGCTGCGCGTCGCGGGCGGGTTCACCCTCGACGGCCTCGGCGGCTGGTTCGTGGAGGGCGTGGACGGCGACCCGTCGAGCGTGATCGGCATCAGCCTGCCCCTCACCCGCGGCCTGCTCTCCCAAGTCGGCATCAGCGTCACCGACCTCTGGACACCCCAACAGCACTGA
- a CDS encoding putative leader peptide, protein MGAQRRYLTSRLHVDLRRQASSVCP, encoded by the coding sequence ATGGGAGCTCAGCGGCGTTATCTGACTTCACGCCTGCACGTCGATCTGCGACGGCAGGCCAGCAGCGTCTGTCCCTGA